In Fundidesulfovibrio magnetotacticus, a single window of DNA contains:
- a CDS encoding rubredoxin — MDKWECPCDYVYDPAEGDVAHGVKPDTPWEEVPEDWVCPKCGAEKEFFEKVEA, encoded by the coding sequence ATGGACAAATGGGAATGCCCCTGCGACTACGTGTACGATCCCGCCGAAGGGGACGTGGCGCACGGCGTCAAGCCGGACACCCCCTGGGAAGAGGTTCCCGAGGACTGGGTGTGCCCCAAGTGCGGGGCCGAAAAGGAATTCTTCGAGAAGGTCGAGGCGTAG
- a CDS encoding rubrerythrin family protein yields MSKSDANLQEAFAGESQANRKYLAFAKQADKEGFKQVAKLFRAAAEAETIHAHTHLAAMGGIGTTAENLKAAVAGETHEFESMYPPMIETAVAEGNKKAERSFRYANAVEKVHADLYAKALADPAGLKDTEYYVCSVCGYTCEDHAPEKCPVCQAAAKAFYSVG; encoded by the coding sequence ATGTCAAAGTCCGACGCGAACCTTCAGGAAGCCTTCGCCGGAGAATCCCAGGCCAACCGCAAGTACCTCGCTTTCGCCAAGCAGGCCGACAAGGAGGGCTTCAAGCAGGTTGCCAAACTGTTCCGCGCCGCCGCCGAGGCCGAGACTATCCACGCCCACACGCACCTGGCCGCCATGGGCGGCATAGGGACCACGGCCGAGAACCTGAAGGCCGCCGTCGCCGGCGAGACCCACGAGTTCGAGAGCATGTACCCCCCCATGATCGAGACGGCCGTGGCCGAGGGCAACAAGAAGGCCGAGCGCAGCTTCCGCTACGCCAACGCCGTGGAAAAGGTCCACGCCGACCTCTACGCCAAGGCCCTGGCCGATCCCGCCGGCCTCAAGGACACGGAATACTATGTCTGCAGCGTCTGCGGCTACACCTGCGAGGACCACGCACCCGAGAAGTGCCCTGTCTGCCAGGCGGCCGCCAAGGCCTTCTATTCGGTGGGTTAG
- a CDS encoding Fur family transcriptional regulator — protein sequence MLQTQSTVMDFDSALERFKSISLDKGLRLTHQRLEILRELVGAKDHPSAEMVFGRVRRRLPTISLDTVYRTLSTFDELGLIMRVPVTGDQGRFDADTSPHHHFVCSRCKAIYDFFWDEFDRLTLPLDSEALGRADDRRVVLRGVCTRCMGEQ from the coding sequence ATGCTGCAGACGCAATCAACGGTCATGGACTTCGATTCCGCCCTGGAACGCTTCAAGTCCATCTCCCTGGACAAAGGTCTTCGCCTGACCCACCAGCGCCTGGAAATCCTGCGCGAACTCGTGGGAGCCAAGGACCATCCCAGCGCGGAGATGGTTTTCGGGCGCGTTCGGCGCAGGCTGCCCACCATTTCCCTGGACACCGTGTACCGCACCCTGTCCACCTTCGACGAACTGGGCCTGATCATGCGCGTGCCCGTCACCGGGGACCAGGGGCGCTTCGACGCCGACACCAGCCCGCACCACCACTTCGTCTGCTCGCGGTGCAAGGCCATCTACGACTTCTTCTGGGACGAGTTCGACCGTCTCACCCTGCCGCTGGACTCCGAGGCCCTGGGCCGTGCGGACGACAGGCGGGTGGTGCTGCGCGGCGTGTGCACGCGCTGCATGGGCGAGCAGTAG
- the purD gene encoding phosphoribosylamine--glycine ligase: MNVLLVGSGGREHALAWKLSRSPLVEKLRVAPGNGGTALVAENVPIGDTDVQALADYVRDNAIDFVVAGPEAPLVAGLTDALAALGVPCFGPDAYCARLEGSKAFAKEVMAVSGVPTAAFRVFTDLEAARAHVAERSLPMVVKADGLAAGKGVVVAKTRQEALDALEEMMARRVFGQAGDTVVVEDCILGEEASFLAFCDGATCAPMPSCQDHKAAGEGDTGPNTGGMGAYSPAPVLPDTEWERMADLVIRPILRTLAERGHPFKGVLYAGLMMTPDGPSVLEYNVRFGDPECQPLLMRLESDLAQVMRDCVAGKLDPASLRWSPKTALCVVLAAKGYPGDYPKGMEIRGLEAADALPDSKVFVAGAALKDGALRATGGRVLGVSALGEGLASAQENAYRAVSAVGFENSYFRRDIGSKGIKRISQ, translated from the coding sequence ATGAACGTCCTACTGGTGGGCTCGGGCGGCCGCGAGCACGCCCTGGCCTGGAAACTGTCGCGGAGCCCCCTGGTGGAAAAGCTCCGCGTGGCCCCCGGCAACGGCGGAACGGCCCTGGTGGCCGAGAACGTCCCCATCGGGGACACCGACGTGCAGGCCCTGGCGGACTACGTGCGCGACAACGCCATCGACTTCGTGGTGGCCGGCCCCGAAGCCCCCCTGGTGGCCGGACTCACCGACGCCCTGGCGGCCCTGGGCGTGCCCTGCTTCGGCCCGGACGCCTACTGCGCGCGGCTGGAGGGCTCCAAGGCCTTCGCCAAGGAGGTCATGGCCGTCTCGGGCGTGCCCACCGCCGCCTTCCGCGTCTTTACGGACCTGGAAGCCGCCCGCGCCCATGTGGCCGAACGTTCCCTGCCCATGGTGGTCAAGGCCGACGGCCTGGCCGCCGGCAAGGGCGTCGTGGTGGCGAAAACCCGCCAGGAGGCCCTGGACGCCCTGGAGGAGATGATGGCCCGCCGCGTGTTCGGCCAGGCCGGAGACACCGTGGTGGTGGAAGACTGCATCCTGGGCGAGGAGGCCTCCTTCCTGGCCTTCTGCGACGGCGCGACCTGCGCCCCCATGCCCTCCTGCCAGGACCACAAGGCCGCGGGCGAGGGCGACACCGGGCCCAACACCGGCGGCATGGGCGCATACTCCCCCGCTCCGGTGCTCCCCGACACCGAGTGGGAGCGCATGGCCGACCTGGTGATCCGCCCCATCCTGCGCACCCTGGCCGAGCGCGGCCACCCCTTCAAGGGCGTGCTCTACGCCGGGCTCATGATGACCCCGGACGGCCCCTCGGTGCTCGAATACAACGTGCGCTTCGGGGACCCCGAGTGCCAGCCCCTGCTCATGCGCCTTGAGTCCGACCTGGCCCAGGTGATGCGCGACTGCGTGGCCGGAAAGCTGGACCCCGCCTCCCTGCGCTGGAGCCCCAAAACGGCCCTCTGCGTGGTGCTGGCCGCAAAGGGCTACCCCGGCGACTACCCCAAGGGCATGGAGATCCGGGGTCTGGAAGCGGCCGACGCCCTGCCGGACTCCAAGGTCTTCGTGGCCGGAGCGGCCCTGAAGGACGGCGCCCTGCGCGCCACGGGCGGACGCGTGCTGGGCGTCTCGGCACTGGGCGAGGGCCTGGCCAGCGCCCAGGAGAACGCCTACCGCGCCGTGTCCGCCGTGGGCTTCGAGAACTCCTATTTCCGCCGCGACATCGGCTCCAAAGGCATCAAGAGGATTTCGCAATGA
- the purE gene encoding 5-(carboxyamino)imidazole ribonucleotide mutase, producing MTKVAIFIGSISDKDVMSPCSEVLGQLGIEHLFTVTSAHRTPERTERLVTELEAKGCQVFICAAGMAAHLAGAVAARTLKPVLGVPVNASPLGGMDALLATVQMPPGFPVGTLAIDKAGARNAAWLAAQILALTDKSLEEKIRQAREGFAQSVEKAARELEV from the coding sequence ATGACCAAGGTCGCCATCTTCATCGGCTCCATCTCGGACAAGGACGTCATGAGCCCCTGTTCGGAGGTGCTGGGCCAGTTGGGCATCGAGCACCTGTTCACCGTCACCAGCGCCCACCGCACCCCGGAGCGCACCGAGCGCTTGGTGACGGAACTGGAGGCCAAGGGCTGCCAGGTGTTCATCTGCGCGGCGGGCATGGCCGCGCACCTGGCCGGAGCCGTGGCCGCGCGCACGCTCAAGCCCGTGCTGGGCGTGCCCGTGAACGCCTCGCCCCTGGGCGGCATGGACGCCCTGCTCGCCACCGTGCAGATGCCCCCGGGCTTCCCCGTGGGCACCCTGGCCATCGACAAGGCCGGGGCGCGCAACGCCGCCTGGCTGGCCGCCCAGATCCTGGCCCTCACGGACAAGAGCCTGGAGGAGAAGATCCGTCAGGCGCGCGAAGGCTTCGCCCAGAGCGTGGAAAAGGCCGCCAGGGAGCTGGAGGTCTAG
- the recJ gene encoding single-stranded-DNA-specific exonuclease RecJ has translation MRKLWRPRGQVPAPEVLNDWAGKLCVSPRLAGLLWNRGLETPDAMDVFLCPGLRHLMRPQEIPGMDAAARAVAQALEAGRKITVWGDYDVDGVTSTALLLDFFAKRGYAAASHIPARMEEGYGLSCAGLERLAGDGTQLVLTVDCGIGAVAEARRARELGLDLVVTDHHLPGPELPDALAVANPKLADGPGRDLAGVGVAFFLAAALNRMLPGEPLDIRQFLDLAAMGTLADVVSLTGQNRILVKNGLLLLAEGARPGVFALKEAAGYYPKAPLEASQVTFGLAPRINAAGRLGHAGDALRLLLASDLRAARPLAKQLDELNVRRRQEEEAISAEALEQARLQAGAPALVLHAPHWHQGVIGIVASRVVENHYRPALVITACDGKLKGSGRSIPEVDLYAALEACGGHLLGFGGHRQAAGLSLAPENLETLGAAFREAVRAQLGETDPVPSLRLDGELSFADIHQELLKELDLLGPFGCGNPEPVFSSPPLDVRGRRTFGANHVVLEVRDPGAGVTLRAKAWRMADKLGPEVQGKPLTLAFTPKLDTYNGLASVELRVKDWAVS, from the coding sequence GTGCGTAAGCTCTGGCGTCCCCGGGGCCAGGTCCCCGCGCCCGAGGTCCTGAACGACTGGGCCGGGAAACTCTGCGTCTCCCCCCGTCTGGCCGGTCTGCTCTGGAATCGTGGTCTGGAGACGCCGGACGCCATGGACGTGTTCCTCTGCCCGGGGTTGCGCCACCTCATGCGCCCCCAGGAGATCCCCGGCATGGACGCGGCGGCCCGCGCCGTGGCCCAGGCCCTGGAGGCGGGCCGCAAGATCACCGTCTGGGGCGACTACGACGTGGACGGCGTCACTTCCACGGCCCTGCTCCTGGATTTCTTCGCCAAGCGCGGCTACGCTGCGGCCAGCCACATTCCGGCGCGCATGGAAGAGGGCTATGGACTCTCCTGCGCGGGTCTGGAGCGCCTGGCCGGGGACGGAACGCAGCTCGTGCTCACCGTGGACTGCGGCATCGGGGCCGTGGCCGAGGCGCGCCGCGCCCGCGAGCTGGGCCTGGACCTGGTGGTCACCGACCACCATCTGCCCGGCCCCGAACTGCCGGACGCCCTGGCCGTGGCCAACCCCAAGCTGGCCGACGGCCCGGGGCGCGACCTGGCCGGCGTGGGCGTGGCCTTCTTCCTGGCCGCCGCGCTCAACCGCATGTTGCCGGGCGAGCCCCTGGACATCCGCCAGTTCCTCGACCTGGCCGCCATGGGCACCCTGGCCGACGTGGTGAGCCTCACGGGCCAGAACCGCATCCTGGTGAAGAACGGGCTCCTCCTGCTGGCGGAGGGGGCGCGCCCGGGCGTCTTCGCCCTCAAGGAGGCGGCGGGATACTATCCCAAGGCCCCGCTGGAGGCCTCCCAGGTCACGTTCGGTCTGGCCCCGCGCATCAACGCCGCAGGTCGCCTCGGGCATGCGGGCGACGCCCTGCGCCTGCTCCTGGCGAGCGACCTGCGCGCGGCCCGGCCCCTGGCCAAGCAGCTCGACGAACTTAACGTCCGCCGCCGCCAGGAGGAGGAGGCCATCTCCGCCGAGGCCCTGGAGCAGGCCCGGCTCCAGGCCGGCGCGCCCGCCCTGGTGCTGCACGCGCCCCACTGGCACCAGGGGGTGATCGGCATCGTGGCCTCGCGCGTGGTGGAGAACCACTACCGCCCCGCGCTGGTGATCACCGCGTGCGACGGCAAGCTCAAAGGGTCGGGGCGTTCCATCCCGGAGGTGGACCTCTACGCGGCCCTGGAGGCCTGCGGCGGGCATCTGCTGGGTTTCGGCGGGCACCGCCAGGCCGCCGGGCTGAGCCTCGCCCCGGAGAACCTGGAGACCCTGGGCGCGGCCTTCCGCGAGGCCGTGCGCGCCCAGCTGGGCGAGACGGACCCCGTGCCCAGCCTGCGCCTGGACGGGGAACTCTCCTTCGCCGACATCCACCAGGAGTTGCTCAAGGAGCTGGACCTGCTGGGACCCTTCGGCTGCGGCAACCCCGAGCCCGTGTTCTCCTCGCCGCCCTTGGACGTGCGCGGCAGGCGCACCTTCGGGGCCAACCACGTGGTCCTGGAAGTGCGCGACCCTGGCGCCGGCGTGACGCTTCGCGCCAAGGCCTGGCGCATGGCCGACAAACTGGGGCCCGAGGTGCAGGGCAAGCCCCTGACCCTGGCCTTCACCCCCAAGCTCGACACCTACAACGGCCTGGCCAGCGTGGAACTGCGCGTCAAGGACTGGGCCGTCTCCTGA
- a CDS encoding HDOD domain-containing protein: MSQERGQQFLLDLPGQRHDLPYSPALLTTLYSQTGQGAATPIEEIAETLSRDQGLTAKVLTMANSAFYGLQQEVTTVGRAIAVLGLNEVRSLVLAVGVKGLTSVKGFPKDFPLAPYWEHQLSVALVARRLAPAMGGLDGDNLFTAGVLHDLGKLLTALHRPDDWRAIEALAAERAIPYSEAEEEYWGIEHGVLGSMVMGAWNLPADLTEPVNWHHAPMHSPGHRRQALALCVADAVAHVAVNPDALVACPWREVLHKFNLIPEDLLAEVKALLERHDPGVFASGLAA, encoded by the coding sequence ATGAGCCAAGAACGCGGCCAGCAATTCCTCCTCGACCTGCCGGGCCAGCGGCACGACCTGCCCTATTCCCCCGCGCTGCTCACCACCCTCTACAGCCAGACGGGGCAGGGCGCGGCCACGCCCATCGAGGAGATCGCCGAGACCCTCTCGCGCGACCAGGGCCTCACCGCCAAGGTGCTCACCATGGCCAACTCGGCCTTCTACGGCCTCCAGCAGGAAGTGACCACCGTCGGCCGGGCCATTGCCGTGCTTGGGCTCAACGAGGTGCGCTCCCTGGTGCTGGCCGTGGGCGTCAAGGGGCTCACCAGCGTCAAGGGCTTCCCCAAGGACTTCCCCCTCGCCCCCTACTGGGAGCACCAGCTCTCCGTGGCCTTGGTGGCCCGCCGCCTGGCCCCGGCGATGGGCGGCCTCGACGGCGACAATCTCTTCACCGCGGGCGTCCTGCACGACCTGGGCAAGCTGCTCACCGCACTGCACCGCCCGGACGACTGGCGCGCCATCGAGGCCCTGGCCGCCGAACGCGCCATCCCCTATTCCGAGGCCGAAGAGGAGTACTGGGGCATCGAGCACGGCGTGCTGGGCTCCATGGTCATGGGCGCGTGGAACCTCCCCGCCGACCTGACCGAGCCCGTCAACTGGCACCACGCCCCCATGCACTCCCCCGGGCACCGCCGCCAGGCCCTGGCCCTCTGCGTGGCCGACGCCGTGGCCCACGTGGCCGTGAACCCCGACGCCCTGGTGGCCTGCCCCTGGCGCGAGGTGCTCCACAAGTTCAACCTCATCCCCGAGGACCTGCTCGCGGAAGTCAAAGCCCTCCTGGAGCGCCACGACCCCGGCGTCTTCGCCTCCGGGCTGGCCGCATGA
- a CDS encoding tetratricopeptide repeat protein, producing the protein MSESMDIQEGGQSPRVASRPRDKIKGIFSTQSIQKVGTGTTTRKTIQKTYWFVEELEENQLEIQPLNKNYIPSGPKRKITIEDLLAKFAPEPEFYISTVYPKLQELSRTIQKGERHREKGEIFSAELEFGQALKVDEENVRANFGLGLTYLDRGEAHKANDIFERLVRLDAAFEPEHKHLFNDFGISLRKNKMLDQALDYYRKAESLTESDENLFYNIARAYFEKDNATQCLEYLKNALRLNPELVEARKFVKYLVEQNKVSLDLPGVRELLPRDDPSRQPINVGI; encoded by the coding sequence ATGAGCGAGTCCATGGACATCCAGGAGGGGGGGCAGTCGCCCCGCGTCGCCTCCCGCCCCCGGGACAAGATCAAGGGCATCTTTTCCACGCAGTCAATTCAGAAGGTGGGCACCGGCACCACCACGCGCAAGACCATCCAGAAGACCTACTGGTTCGTGGAGGAGCTGGAAGAGAATCAACTCGAGATCCAGCCCCTGAACAAGAACTACATTCCCTCCGGCCCCAAACGCAAGATCACCATCGAGGACTTGCTCGCCAAGTTCGCTCCGGAGCCCGAGTTCTACATTTCCACGGTCTACCCCAAGCTCCAGGAACTCTCGCGCACCATCCAGAAGGGCGAGCGCCACCGCGAGAAGGGCGAGATCTTCAGCGCCGAGTTGGAGTTCGGCCAGGCCCTCAAGGTGGACGAGGAAAACGTGCGCGCCAACTTCGGCCTGGGGCTCACCTACCTCGACCGGGGCGAGGCCCACAAAGCCAACGACATCTTCGAGCGCCTCGTGCGCCTGGACGCCGCCTTCGAGCCCGAGCACAAGCACCTCTTCAACGACTTCGGCATCAGCCTGCGCAAGAACAAGATGCTCGACCAGGCCCTCGACTACTACCGCAAGGCCGAGAGCCTCACCGAATCCGACGAGAACCTCTTCTACAACATAGCCCGGGCCTACTTCGAGAAAGACAACGCGACCCAGTGCCTTGAATACCTCAAGAACGCCCTGCGCCTGAACCCGGAGCTGGTGGAAGCGCGCAAGTTCGTGAAATATCTTGTGGAGCAGAACAAGGTCTCGCTCGACCTGCCCGGCGTGCGCGAACTGCTCCCCAGGGACGATCCCTCCCGCCAGCCCATCAACGTGGGCATCTAG
- the gmk gene encoding guanylate kinase has translation MTTSRRLGLALIVSAPSGAGKSTLIKALRREFPDIGYSISCTTRAPRPGEQDGVDYLFASQERFRELIGQGHFAEWAQVHGNYYGTPKQAVLDMLAQGRDVLFDIDVQGARALKANLGLGHTVFVLPPSRGELLRRLQGRASDSPETVALRMENARGEIAQADWFEHVIVNDVLERAVDELRAVYLAARSAPALHPELVDALLSQWT, from the coding sequence ATGACGACAAGTAGACGGCTGGGACTGGCCCTTATCGTAAGCGCCCCCTCGGGCGCGGGCAAGAGCACGCTCATCAAGGCCCTGCGCCGGGAGTTCCCGGACATCGGCTATTCCATCTCCTGCACCACGCGCGCCCCGCGCCCGGGCGAGCAGGACGGCGTGGACTACCTCTTCGCCAGCCAGGAGCGCTTCCGCGAGCTCATCGGCCAGGGCCACTTCGCCGAGTGGGCTCAGGTGCACGGCAACTACTACGGCACCCCGAAGCAGGCCGTGCTGGACATGCTGGCCCAGGGCCGGGACGTGCTTTTCGACATCGACGTGCAGGGGGCCAGGGCGCTCAAGGCGAACCTGGGCCTGGGGCACACGGTGTTCGTGCTGCCCCCCTCGCGCGGGGAACTCCTGCGCCGCCTCCAGGGCCGGGCATCCGACTCCCCCGAAACCGTGGCCCTGCGCATGGAGAACGCCCGGGGCGAGATCGCCCAGGCGGACTGGTTCGAGCACGTGATCGTCAACGATGTTCTGGAGCGCGCGGTGGACGAACTGCGCGCCGTCTACCTGGCCGCACGCAGCGCCCCGGCCCTGCACCCGGAACTTGTGGATGCGCTTCTTTCACAGTGGACGTGA
- a CDS encoding DUF370 domain-containing protein: MQKTGLLNIGFGNYVISARVVAIVNPASSPMRRLREDAKDSQRLVDATQGRKTRSIIITDSGHVVLSAIQAETISQRFSQDDDDDDK; encoded by the coding sequence GTGCAGAAAACAGGACTGCTCAACATCGGCTTCGGCAACTACGTGATCAGCGCGCGCGTGGTGGCCATCGTGAACCCCGCGTCCTCGCCCATGCGCCGCCTGCGCGAGGACGCCAAGGATTCCCAGCGGCTGGTGGACGCCACCCAGGGCCGCAAGACCCGGTCCATCATCATCACGGATTCGGGCCACGTGGTCCTCTCGGCCATCCAGGCCGAGACCATCTCCCAACGCTTCAGCCAGGACGACGACGATGACGACAAGTAG
- a CDS encoding YicC/YloC family endoribonuclease: MPKSMTGFGRSVTENDYASVVWEARSVNSRYLDLKWRLPLFLRSQEADLEKIVRAHADRGRIEVSCNCQPHRAEALDVALNKPLARAMLQSVEGLARDMGRSFEPDFTRLMTISHLWQEGLSDAPDELAEALRRGLALALEDLQAARAREGALLAADILRRLERLAGWHGQIKVLAPRVKEEKFQALRTRLSALLEKVGIEAPEERVLQEVAMLSDKLDVSEELTRLGCHLDQIRELLGQDGDVGKRLDFLLQEAFREINTCGNKAQSIEVSRIVVEFKAELEKVREQVQNIE; the protein is encoded by the coding sequence ATGCCCAAAAGCATGACCGGCTTCGGCCGCTCCGTCACGGAAAACGACTACGCCAGCGTGGTCTGGGAGGCGCGCTCCGTCAACAGCCGCTACCTGGACCTCAAGTGGCGTCTGCCCCTGTTCCTGCGCTCCCAGGAAGCCGACCTGGAGAAGATCGTGCGCGCCCACGCCGATCGCGGCCGCATCGAGGTGAGCTGCAACTGCCAGCCCCACCGGGCCGAGGCCCTGGACGTGGCCCTGAACAAGCCCCTGGCCCGGGCCATGCTCCAGTCGGTGGAGGGCCTGGCGCGCGACATGGGCCGCTCTTTCGAGCCGGACTTCACCCGGCTCATGACCATCTCCCACCTCTGGCAGGAGGGGCTCTCCGACGCTCCCGACGAGCTGGCCGAGGCCCTGCGCCGGGGACTGGCCCTGGCCCTGGAGGATCTTCAGGCCGCCCGCGCCCGCGAGGGGGCGCTCCTGGCCGCGGACATCCTGCGCCGCCTGGAGCGCCTGGCCGGCTGGCACGGCCAGATCAAGGTCCTGGCCCCGCGCGTGAAGGAGGAGAAGTTCCAGGCCCTGCGCACGCGCCTGTCGGCCCTTCTCGAAAAGGTCGGCATCGAGGCCCCCGAGGAGCGCGTGCTCCAGGAGGTGGCCATGCTCTCCGACAAGCTCGACGTGTCGGAGGAGCTCACCCGCCTGGGCTGCCACCTGGACCAGATCCGCGAACTGCTGGGCCAGGACGGCGACGTGGGCAAGCGCCTGGACTTTCTGCTCCAGGAGGCCTTCCGCGAGATCAACACCTGCGGCAACAAGGCCCAGTCCATCGAGGTGAGCCGCATCGTGGTGGAGTTCAAGGCCGAGCTGGAAAAGGTGCGCGAACAGGTGCAGAACATCGAATAG
- a CDS encoding MiaB/RimO family radical SAM methylthiotransferase, with amino-acid sequence MRFFIQTLGCKINQYESQAVREAWEDAGWRESRQAADAQVVLVHTCAVTAGAVADSRGAVRRALREAPGARVLVAGCASQVEPGPFVELAGRDNVIPQSRKEGLCALPDGAARPPRAGDWPAFAIRRFKRSRPVLKVQDGCSHGCTYCIVPRARGGARSRPFAGILDEARALLGSGSRELILSGINLGQFDADGGDFWDMLARLEAALTPEWAGRARLRLSSLDPGMLGPRALEVLAGSRMVCPHVHISLQSADEGVLRAMGRGHYGPEGVRRFLEGLRRENPLAAAGADLLTGFPGESEAAFRATLDFVGAAGLCYAHVFPYSRRPGTVAARAPGQLPREVKKARARALREEALRREQDYVARLARAPRLTVALERDDPPSGASEHYVEVRLEGAGAAGLRPGALVEVRPVRAEGALLLAEPLESPRSRPHGGEADGEAAPRVEPPLYERPLEKVE; translated from the coding sequence ATGCGCTTCTTCATTCAAACCCTTGGCTGCAAGATCAACCAGTACGAGTCCCAGGCCGTGCGGGAGGCCTGGGAGGACGCCGGGTGGCGCGAGTCCCGGCAGGCCGCGGACGCACAGGTGGTGCTGGTGCACACCTGCGCCGTCACGGCCGGGGCCGTTGCCGACAGCCGGGGCGCCGTGCGCCGCGCCCTGCGCGAGGCCCCCGGCGCGCGCGTGCTCGTGGCCGGGTGCGCCTCCCAGGTGGAGCCCGGCCCCTTCGTGGAGCTGGCGGGCCGGGACAACGTGATCCCCCAGTCCCGCAAGGAGGGGCTGTGCGCCCTGCCCGACGGCGCGGCGCGGCCCCCCCGCGCCGGAGACTGGCCCGCCTTCGCCATCCGCCGTTTCAAGCGCTCGCGCCCGGTGCTCAAGGTGCAGGACGGCTGCTCCCACGGCTGCACCTACTGCATCGTGCCCCGCGCCAGGGGCGGGGCGCGCTCGCGGCCCTTCGCGGGCATCCTGGACGAGGCCCGGGCACTCCTGGGTTCGGGCAGCCGGGAGCTCATCCTTTCCGGGATCAATCTGGGCCAGTTCGATGCGGACGGCGGGGATTTCTGGGACATGCTCGCGCGCCTGGAGGCCGCCCTGACCCCCGAGTGGGCGGGCCGGGCCAGGCTGCGCCTCTCCTCGCTGGACCCGGGCATGCTCGGCCCGCGCGCGCTGGAGGTTCTGGCCGGTTCGCGCATGGTCTGTCCGCACGTGCACATCTCGCTGCAAAGCGCCGACGAGGGCGTGCTGCGCGCCATGGGTCGGGGCCACTACGGGCCGGAGGGCGTGCGGCGCTTCCTGGAGGGACTACGCCGGGAGAACCCGCTGGCAGCGGCGGGGGCGGACCTGCTCACGGGTTTTCCCGGGGAGAGCGAGGCGGCCTTCCGGGCCACCCTGGACTTCGTGGGGGCGGCGGGGCTGTGTTACGCCCACGTGTTCCCCTATTCGCGCCGCCCGGGCACCGTGGCGGCCCGCGCGCCCGGTCAGCTGCCCCGGGAGGTGAAGAAGGCGCGCGCCCGCGCCCTGCGCGAGGAGGCCCTGCGCCGCGAGCAGGACTACGTGGCGCGCCTGGCCCGTGCGCCGCGCCTCACCGTGGCCCTGGAGCGCGACGACCCGCCCTCGGGGGCCAGCGAGCACTACGTGGAGGTGCGCCTGGAGGGGGCCGGCGCGGCAGGCCTGCGCCCCGGCGCGCTGGTGGAGGTGCGCCCCGTGCGCGCCGAGGGGGCCCTCCTGCTGGCCGAGCCTCTGGAGTCTCCCCGGTCGCGTCCCCACGGCGGGGAGGCGGACGGTGAGGCGGCTCCCCGCGTGGAGCCTCCCCTTTACGAACGCCCGCTTGAAAAGGTAGAGTGA
- a CDS encoding EAL domain-containing protein → MHAFISNANAQGGFHNSPTLYCPLYELADETVAAVELSPAVLRSRLLPGFSHAKALLRGEHALFAKDAFACVRLGTRELADREAPARLLRAVRDMDQDAARFCLFFSDSLCKALGFRTIEQLMSFKRSGFRLGIDIDSLDAAAGPFLEMLPADVLRLGALDTVALTSDPDGAAELASFTHFADNLLMIPAASGVRNRAQLSMLRQTGMRFGQGPLFPPHSERLAIV, encoded by the coding sequence ATGCACGCATTCATCTCCAACGCGAACGCTCAGGGCGGCTTTCATAACTCCCCCACGCTCTACTGCCCCCTCTACGAGCTCGCGGACGAGACCGTCGCCGCCGTGGAGTTGAGCCCCGCCGTGCTTCGTTCACGGCTGCTGCCTGGATTTTCCCATGCCAAGGCCCTGCTCCGGGGCGAGCACGCCCTCTTCGCCAAGGATGCCTTCGCCTGCGTGCGCCTGGGCACGCGCGAACTGGCCGACCGCGAGGCCCCCGCACGCCTTTTGCGCGCCGTCCGGGACATGGACCAGGACGCGGCCCGCTTCTGCCTGTTCTTCTCCGACTCGCTCTGCAAGGCCCTGGGATTCCGCACCATCGAGCAGCTGATGTCCTTCAAGCGCAGCGGGTTCCGCCTGGGCATCGACATCGACAGCCTGGACGCTGCGGCCGGCCCTTTCCTTGAAATGCTCCCGGCCGACGTGCTGCGCCTGGGCGCGCTGGACACCGTGGCCCTCACCAGCGACCCGGACGGCGCGGCCGAACTTGCGAGCTTCACGCACTTCGCGGACAACCTCCTGATGATTCCAGCAGCCAGTGGCGTGCGCAACAGGGCGCAACTCTCCATGCTGCGCCAGACCGGCATGCGCTTCGGCCAGGGCCCCCTCTTTCCGCCTCACTCGGAACGCCTTGCGATTGTCTAG